A genomic segment from Rahnella aceris encodes:
- a CDS encoding GNAT family acetyltransferase, translated as MEIRVYRQEDFEEVLTLWERCDLLRPWNDPELDIERKINHSPEFFLVAEVGGEVVGTLMGGYDGHRGSANYLGVHPDYRGRGIANALVNRLEKKLIARGCPKMNLMVRAENDAVVSMYEKLGYEISDTLLLGKRLIEDQEY; from the coding sequence ATGGAAATTCGCGTATACCGTCAAGAAGATTTTGAAGAAGTACTGACCTTATGGGAGCGCTGCGATTTATTGCGCCCGTGGAATGATCCTGAGCTGGATATTGAACGTAAAATTAACCACAGCCCGGAGTTTTTCCTGGTGGCGGAAGTCGGTGGTGAAGTGGTAGGCACGCTGATGGGGGGGTATGACGGTCATCGTGGTTCGGCGAATTATCTGGGTGTGCATCCGGATTATCGCGGGCGTGGCATTGCCAATGCGCTGGTTAACCGTCTGGAGAAGAAGTTAATCGCCCGCGGCTGCCCGAAGATGAATTTAATGGTGCGTGCTGAAAACGATGCAGTGGTCAGTATGTATGAAAAACTGGGTTATGAAATTTCGGATACTCTTTTGCTTGGCAAACGTTTGATCGAAGATCAAGAGTACTGA
- a CDS encoding YgiW/YdeI family stress tolerance OB fold protein encodes MKKITLATLIALCSATAFAQQTGGFNGPSAQESQTQPAAQGGFTGTTALSTVKDAQTMKDDQWVMLEGFIDQRIDHDKYIFRDNTGTLNVEIDGKRWQGQNVSPKDKIRIEGKVDKDWNSVEVDVKSVKLIK; translated from the coding sequence GCGACTGCATTTGCCCAACAGACCGGTGGCTTTAACGGCCCGTCAGCGCAGGAGTCGCAGACCCAGCCAGCAGCACAGGGCGGTTTCACTGGCACCACGGCGCTGAGTACAGTAAAAGATGCGCAAACCATGAAAGATGATCAGTGGGTTATGCTGGAAGGGTTTATCGATCAGCGTATCGACCACGATAAATACATTTTCCGCGACAATACCGGCACACTCAATGTCGAAATTGACGGCAAACGCTGGCAGGGACAGAACGTGTCGCCGAAGGACAAAATCCGCATTGAAGGTAAAGTCGATAAAGACTGGAACTCTGTGGAAGTGGATGTCAAAAGCGTAAAATTGATTAAGTAA